A stretch of the Oceanicola sp. D3 genome encodes the following:
- a CDS encoding transcriptional regulator codes for MRHAITAIDMWRNGVVLWSSMVETQVDIARASFGMMDFWPGSPAELLAGPFGVTQKPKPAAKAKPAAKAKPAAKAKAAPAAKAKGEVVQLGGEAAAKTAPKTPAAKKPAAKAAPARKPAAKKATAKTAPAKAPAAKTAPAKTAAAKTGTAKAPAAKPAATKAATAKTATPKPATAKPAAPKPASAKTTAKPEPKAAEAAPKPATKAAPKPAAKRKPAARKAPAKAVAAKAKPAANAEAAKPAPEVKAEAPKPTPEVKAEAPKPAPEVKAEAPKPAPEVKAEAPKAAPAVKAEAPKPEAKVDEAPKAAAIAAEPKAETSEAEQKPAQRTSGKPKISLAPDFEPR; via the coding sequence ATGAGGCATGCAATCACTGCAATCGACATGTGGCGCAACGGCGTTGTGCTCTGGAGCTCGATGGTGGAGACGCAGGTTGATATCGCGCGGGCGAGCTTTGGCATGATGGATTTCTGGCCGGGCAGCCCGGCGGAGCTTCTGGCCGGGCCCTTTGGGGTGACGCAAAAGCCGAAGCCTGCTGCCAAGGCTAAGCCGGCGGCCAAGGCGAAACCTGCGGCTAAGGCAAAAGCGGCCCCGGCGGCAAAGGCCAAGGGCGAAGTGGTGCAGTTGGGCGGGGAGGCTGCAGCCAAGACTGCGCCCAAGACGCCCGCCGCGAAAAAGCCTGCGGCGAAGGCCGCGCCTGCCAGAAAGCCTGCGGCGAAGAAAGCAACGGCAAAGACGGCACCGGCGAAGGCCCCTGCAGCAAAGACCGCACCGGCGAAGACGGCAGCTGCCAAGACTGGCACCGCGAAGGCTCCCGCCGCGAAACCTGCGGCAACGAAGGCTGCAACAGCAAAGACCGCGACGCCGAAACCGGCCACGGCGAAGCCCGCTGCGCCGAAACCGGCGAGTGCAAAGACGACGGCCAAGCCCGAGCCGAAGGCGGCTGAGGCTGCACCGAAGCCTGCTACCAAGGCGGCCCCCAAACCCGCTGCAAAGCGCAAGCCCGCTGCTCGGAAGGCGCCTGCCAAGGCAGTGGCTGCAAAGGCCAAGCCCGCCGCGAACGCCGAAGCTGCAAAGCCTGCGCCTGAAGTGAAGGCCGAGGCCCCCAAGCCCACGCCCGAAGTGAAGGCGGAAGCGCCGAAGCCCGCACCCGAGGTGAAGGCGGAAGCACCGAAGCCTGCGCCCGAGGTGAAAGCCGAAGCCCCGAAGGCTGCACCCGCGGTGAAAGCCGAGGCGCCGAAGCCGGAGGCCAAGGTTGATGAGGCTCCTAAGGCTGCGGCAATTGCGGCGGAACCGAAGGCCGAAACCTCCGAAGCCGAGCAGAAACCTGCGCAGCGGACGAGCGGCAAACCCAAGATCTCTCTCGCGCCGGACTTTGAGCCGCGCTGA
- a CDS encoding phosphoadenosine phosphosulfate reductase, translated as MTQDTETTRRARWRVTLDAHGAEHGVHLRLGDDHGALFTEDGETLLVTFEMAETIRDEGQGGLPYGLQIAGRDGCSQLCLYSETDGFFRAQEVFDYFDGLIDEGFFDEFDRVVFYGCGPCGYAAAAFSVAAPFSTSVLLRPLATLDPARTEWESRYPEMRRTDFTSRYGYAPDMLEAAESAFVIYNPDFARDAMHASLFEAPNIHKLRTRWLSNKLDTELDDMGVLEPLLRAALRGKLTPAGFARLWRDRHRHGPWLRRLVTGLDAAERPWLTGIAARAALARFDWPRLRNAHEAAKAALREEGRSLPEPLKRKEAAE; from the coding sequence ATGACCCAAGATACTGAAACCACTCGCCGCGCCCGCTGGCGCGTGACACTCGACGCACATGGCGCCGAGCACGGCGTCCACCTGCGTTTGGGCGACGATCACGGCGCGCTGTTCACCGAGGATGGCGAAACCCTCCTCGTGACCTTCGAGATGGCCGAGACAATCCGCGATGAAGGACAGGGCGGCCTGCCCTATGGCCTCCAGATCGCCGGGCGCGACGGCTGCTCCCAGCTCTGCCTCTACTCCGAGACAGACGGGTTCTTCCGCGCTCAGGAGGTGTTTGACTACTTCGACGGTTTGATCGACGAAGGCTTCTTCGACGAGTTCGATCGCGTGGTCTTCTATGGCTGCGGCCCCTGCGGCTATGCAGCGGCCGCCTTTTCGGTCGCCGCCCCCTTCTCGACCTCGGTGCTCCTGCGCCCGCTGGCCACGCTGGACCCGGCCCGCACCGAATGGGAAAGCCGCTACCCCGAGATGAGGCGCACCGATTTCACCTCGCGCTACGGCTACGCACCCGACATGCTCGAAGCCGCCGAAAGCGCCTTTGTCATCTACAACCCCGACTTTGCCCGTGATGCAATGCACGCCTCACTCTTCGAGGCCCCCAACATCCACAAGCTCCGCACCCGCTGGCTGAGCAACAAGCTCGATACCGAGCTGGATGATATGGGCGTGCTCGAACCCCTGCTGCGCGCCGCCCTGCGGGGCAAGCTGACCCCCGCCGGCTTTGCCCGCCTCTGGCGCGACCGGCACCGTCACGGGCCGTGGCTGCGCCGCCTTGTCACCGGGCTCGACGCCGCCGAGCGGCCTTGGCTCACCGGCATCGCCGCCCGCGCCGCGCTTGCGCGCTTCGACTGGCCCCGCCTGCGCAACGCCCATGAGGCCGCCAAGGCCGCCCTGCGGGAAGAGGGCCGCAGCCTGCCTGAGCCGCTGAAACGAAAAGAGGCCGCCGAATAA
- a CDS encoding DUF1127 domain-containing protein has protein sequence MATQATDVQYSRPSFMARVGAGFDRVLSALVSLAEANPRMKAVSRLSAMSDEELAARGLKREDIVRHVFRDIYYV, from the coding sequence ATGGCAACGCAAGCAACCGACGTTCAATATTCCCGCCCCAGCTTCATGGCGCGCGTGGGAGCCGGGTTTGACCGGGTTCTTTCCGCTCTCGTGTCCTTGGCCGAGGCAAACCCGCGCATGAAAGCCGTGTCGCGCCTGAGCGCGATGAGCGACGAAGAACTCGCCGCCCGTGGCCTGAAGCGCGAAGATATCGTGCGCCACGTGTTCCGGGACATCTACTACGTCTGA
- a CDS encoding DUF1330 domain-containing protein, whose translation MTHYVTVQLEVTDPELMQQYRERGFEPVAKHGGEMIAGGPDCEVLEDNGGGPPASVLLAFPSAEAARAWAEDPEFAEVYALRRRAAKTTITLLPPKG comes from the coding sequence ATGACCCATTACGTGACCGTCCAGCTCGAGGTGACAGACCCGGAGTTGATGCAGCAATACCGCGAACGCGGCTTCGAGCCGGTGGCCAAGCATGGCGGCGAGATGATCGCCGGCGGGCCAGATTGCGAGGTGCTGGAAGACAATGGCGGCGGCCCTCCGGCCTCCGTCCTGCTCGCCTTCCCCTCCGCCGAAGCCGCCCGCGCTTGGGCAGAAGACCCTGAATTTGCAGAGGTTTACGCGCTGCGGCGGCGGGCGGCCAAAACCACCATCACCCTGCTTCCGCCAAAGGGCTGA
- a CDS encoding VWA domain-containing protein, whose amino-acid sequence MCTLFAAAATAQERPRAILVMDGSGSMWGQIDGKAKITIAQEVVGTVLGTIPDNQELGLTLYGHRRKGDCSDIETVVQPGTGTKPAIQSAVNGVSPKGKTPMTEAVRQAAEALKYTEEKATVILVSDGIETCDPDPCAAAAALEQAGVDFTAHVVGFDVSEAEALRQMQCIADETGGQFIEASNAAELATAMVAVVDIEPAPEPEPETHEVRFRATAGEGGSFISETLAWEITSNGTPIGSTILEPAPTLPLEEGIYDVTATRPSDELTRSATFTVTPGTQTVTVIFPAPPVRVKFQATDGKHGRRISDPLVWDLYRGDALIEGPLNVDGFTAELEKGEYRVTVMRPADEASAEAVVGVGSVNKTVTVELPEYKPAATLDAAATAAAGDTIPVRWTGPEGKNDTITVGIPGNGNQINYTYIRDGSPLDLQMPPEPGTYELRYILRDGNKVLATRPIEVTPVEASVTPPESLPAGGTVQVRWTGPDYRNDHITIARAEDSGTKYEAYSYTREGSPLDLQLPAEPGSYELRYVMNQDRTILATVPIEVTAISASITPPAELPAGGTVKVGWEGPDDRNDFIAIFPEGEDRYAEYTYTREGSPLDLTLPSAPGKYRISYVQNVDRTELTSVEVEVTAVSASITPPAELPAGGTIKVSWTGPDDRNDFIAIFPEGEDRYAEYTYTREGSPLDLTLPAEPGKYRIAYVQNVDRTELTSVPVEVTAVSASITPPAELPAGGSVKVSWTGPDDRNDFIAIFPEGEDRYAEYTYTKEGSPLDLTVPAEPGKYRIAYVQNVDRKELTSVPVEVSPTSATLTVPPEASIGSTLQVEWAGPDNRNDYIAIFPATGGTYFDYAYTSSGNPAEVTVPPTPGSYVVRYILNVGRGAIAEVPITVTPSTAALTPQGEAMAGGELMVEWEGPDNRQDYIAIYPAAGGTYTAYSYTKSGSPLRLKLPDAPGDYVLKYVLHADNTPIAELPITVK is encoded by the coding sequence TTGTGCACCCTTTTTGCAGCCGCCGCCACGGCACAGGAGCGCCCCCGGGCGATTCTGGTGATGGATGGGTCCGGCTCGATGTGGGGCCAGATCGACGGCAAGGCCAAGATCACCATCGCGCAGGAGGTGGTCGGCACCGTGCTTGGCACCATCCCCGACAATCAGGAGCTTGGCCTCACCCTCTACGGCCACCGCCGCAAAGGCGATTGCAGCGATATTGAAACCGTCGTGCAGCCCGGCACCGGCACCAAACCGGCCATCCAGAGCGCGGTCAACGGCGTCTCGCCCAAGGGCAAAACCCCGATGACCGAGGCCGTGCGCCAAGCCGCTGAAGCGCTTAAATACACGGAAGAAAAGGCCACCGTCATCCTCGTCTCCGACGGCATTGAAACCTGTGACCCCGATCCCTGCGCCGCCGCCGCCGCGCTGGAGCAGGCCGGGGTGGATTTCACCGCCCATGTCGTCGGCTTCGATGTCTCCGAGGCCGAGGCCCTGCGCCAGATGCAATGCATCGCCGATGAAACCGGCGGCCAGTTCATCGAGGCCTCCAACGCTGCCGAGCTGGCCACCGCCATGGTCGCCGTGGTCGATATCGAGCCCGCGCCGGAGCCTGAGCCTGAAACCCACGAGGTCCGCTTCCGCGCCACGGCGGGCGAAGGCGGCAGCTTCATCTCCGAAACGCTGGCTTGGGAGATCACCAGCAACGGCACTCCCATCGGCAGCACCATCCTTGAGCCCGCCCCAACTCTGCCGCTCGAAGAGGGCATCTACGATGTCACCGCCACCCGCCCCTCCGATGAGCTCACCCGCAGCGCCACTTTTACCGTCACCCCCGGCACCCAAACCGTCACCGTCATCTTCCCCGCCCCACCCGTGCGGGTGAAGTTTCAGGCCACCGACGGCAAGCATGGCCGTCGCATCTCCGACCCGCTGGTCTGGGATCTATACCGGGGCGATGCGCTGATTGAAGGCCCGCTCAATGTCGATGGCTTCACCGCCGAGTTGGAGAAGGGCGAATACCGCGTCACCGTGATGCGCCCCGCCGATGAGGCCAGCGCCGAGGCGGTGGTGGGTGTTGGCTCCGTCAACAAGACGGTCACCGTCGAACTGCCCGAATACAAGCCCGCTGCCACGCTGGATGCCGCAGCCACAGCCGCCGCGGGCGACACGATCCCGGTGCGCTGGACGGGCCCCGAAGGCAAGAATGACACCATCACCGTCGGCATCCCCGGCAATGGCAACCAGATCAACTACACCTACATCCGCGACGGCTCCCCGCTTGATCTGCAAATGCCGCCCGAGCCGGGCACCTACGAACTGCGCTACATCCTGCGCGACGGCAACAAGGTGCTCGCCACACGGCCGATCGAGGTCACCCCAGTCGAGGCCAGTGTCACCCCGCCGGAGAGCCTGCCTGCCGGTGGCACCGTGCAGGTGCGCTGGACCGGGCCGGACTACCGAAACGACCACATCACCATCGCCCGCGCGGAGGACAGCGGCACCAAATACGAGGCCTACAGCTACACCCGCGAAGGCTCGCCGCTCGACCTCCAGCTGCCCGCCGAACCCGGCTCCTATGAGCTGCGCTATGTCATGAATCAGGATCGCACGATCCTTGCCACAGTGCCGATCGAAGTCACCGCCATCAGCGCCTCCATCACGCCGCCCGCCGAGCTTCCCGCAGGCGGCACCGTCAAGGTCGGCTGGGAAGGCCCTGATGATCGCAACGATTTCATCGCCATCTTCCCGGAGGGCGAAGACCGCTACGCCGAATACACCTACACCCGAGAGGGCTCCCCCCTCGACCTCACGCTGCCTTCGGCTCCGGGCAAGTATCGTATCTCCTACGTGCAAAACGTGGACCGCACCGAACTCACCAGCGTCGAGGTCGAAGTCACCGCCGTCAGCGCCTCCATCACCCCACCCGCCGAGCTGCCCGCAGGCGGCACCATCAAGGTCAGCTGGACCGGCCCCGATGATCGCAACGACTTCATCGCCATCTTCCCGGAGGGCGAAGACCGCTACGCCGAATACACCTACACCCGGGAGGGCTCGCCCCTCGACCTCACGCTGCCCGCAGAGCCCGGCAAATACCGCATCGCCTATGTGCAAAACGTAGACCGCACTGAACTCACCAGCGTCCCGGTGGAAGTCACCGCCGTTAGCGCCTCTATCACCCCGCCCGCCGAGCTGCCCGCAGGCGGCTCCGTCAAGGTCAGCTGGACCGGCCCCGATGATCGCAACGACTTCATTGCCATCTTCCCCGAGGGCGAAGACCGCTACGCCGAATACACCTACACCAAGGAGGGTTCGCCCCTCGACCTGACCGTGCCCGCAGAGCCGGGCAAGTATCGCATCGCCTATGTGCAGAACGTGGACCGCAAGGAGCTGACAAGCGTGCCGGTCGAAGTCTCGCCCACCTCGGCCACCCTCACCGTCCCGCCCGAAGCCTCCATCGGCAGCACCCTGCAAGTGGAGTGGGCCGGGCCGGACAACCGCAACGACTATATCGCCATCTTCCCTGCGACGGGCGGCACCTATTTCGACTATGCCTACACCTCCAGCGGCAACCCCGCCGAAGTGACGGTTCCGCCCACCCCCGGCAGCTACGTGGTGCGCTATATCCTGAACGTCGGGCGCGGCGCGATTGCCGAGGTGCCCATCACCGTCACCCCCTCTACGGCCGCGCTCACCCCGCAAGGCGAGGCCATGGCCGGCGGTGAGCTGATGGTGGAGTGGGAAGGGCCGGACAACCGGCAGGATTACATCGCCATCTACCCAGCGGCGGGCGGCACCTACACCGCCTACAGCTACACGAAATCGGGCTCTCCACTCCGGCTCAAGCTTCCCGATGCGCCCGGCGACTACGTGCTGAAATACGTGCTCCACGCCGATAACACGCCGATTGCGGAGCTGCCGATCACCGTGAAGTAG
- a CDS encoding acyl-CoA dehydrogenase, with translation MSDKATFTWEDPFRLDDQLGEDERMLSRAAAQFAQAELAPRIIEAYRDATVAPELFPLMGAAGLLGVTIPEEYGGLGASYTSYGLIAREVERIDSGYRSMMSVQSSLVIHPINAYGSEEQRRKYLPGLCSGELIGCFGLTEPDAGSDPGGMKTRATKTATGYTLNGSKMWISNSPIADVFVVWAKSEEHGGKIRGFVLEKGMKGLSAPKIGGKLSLRASVTGEIVMDNVEVGEDALLPTTEGLSGPFGCLNRARFGIAWGAMGAAEFCWHAARQYGLDRKQFGKPLAGTQLFQLKLANMQTEIALGLQGALRAGQLFDGEGCPPELISLMKRNNCGKALEIARIARDMHGGNGISEEFQVMRHAANLETVNTYEGTHDIHALILGRAQTGLQAFF, from the coding sequence ATGTCCGACAAAGCCACATTCACTTGGGAAGATCCCTTCCGCCTCGACGACCAGCTTGGTGAAGACGAGCGGATGCTCTCCCGCGCCGCCGCCCAATTCGCCCAAGCCGAGCTGGCCCCCCGCATCATCGAGGCCTACCGCGACGCCACTGTCGCGCCGGAGCTCTTTCCGCTTATGGGCGCGGCTGGTCTACTCGGCGTTACCATCCCCGAGGAATACGGCGGGCTTGGCGCCTCCTACACCTCCTACGGCCTCATCGCCCGCGAGGTAGAGCGCATCGATTCGGGCTACCGCTCGATGATGTCGGTGCAAAGCTCTCTCGTGATCCACCCGATCAACGCCTACGGCTCCGAGGAGCAGCGCCGCAAGTACCTCCCCGGCCTCTGCTCGGGCGAACTCATCGGCTGCTTCGGCCTGACCGAGCCCGATGCAGGCTCCGATCCCGGCGGCATGAAGACCCGCGCCACCAAAACCGCCACGGGCTACACTCTCAACGGCTCCAAGATGTGGATCTCCAACAGCCCCATCGCCGATGTCTTCGTGGTCTGGGCCAAGTCCGAAGAGCACGGCGGCAAGATTCGCGGCTTCGTGCTCGAAAAGGGCATGAAAGGCCTCTCCGCCCCCAAGATCGGCGGCAAACTTTCCCTGCGCGCCTCCGTCACCGGCGAGATCGTCATGGACAATGTCGAAGTCGGCGAAGACGCCCTGCTGCCCACCACCGAGGGCCTCTCCGGCCCCTTCGGCTGCCTCAACCGCGCCCGCTTCGGCATTGCATGGGGGGCGATGGGTGCCGCCGAGTTCTGCTGGCACGCCGCACGGCAATACGGGCTGGATCGCAAGCAATTCGGCAAACCCCTCGCGGGCACCCAGCTCTTTCAGCTCAAGCTCGCCAACATGCAAACCGAGATCGCGCTTGGCCTGCAAGGCGCCCTGCGTGCGGGCCAGCTCTTTGATGGCGAGGGCTGCCCGCCCGAGCTGATCTCGCTGATGAAGCGTAACAACTGCGGCAAAGCGCTGGAAATCGCCCGCATCGCGCGCGACATGCACGGCGGCAACGGCATTTCCGAGGAGTTCCAGGTCATGCGCCACGCCGCCAACCTCGAGACCGTGAACACCTATGAGGGCACGCACGACATCCACGCATTGATCCTCGGGCGTGCACAAACCGGGCTGCAGGCGTTCTTCTAG
- a CDS encoding MFS transporter → MTDSNARTNWPLVTLLYLLGLLAAGHFAKVALTLGALGTRYPEAGGALPLAVSMTSVAGVIFGATAGIVVARFGARRVLIAAIVGGVALGAAEALLPTFGLFLALRLAEGFAHLAIVVAAPTLMAASCAPAHRGAVMGLWGTFFGIGFALMSVLEMGLGTGLYWAHAALLAVVGGALVPLLPRAVGQGPAVAEGWLARHVAIYTSARRFAPALMFFWHAMMFMALITFLPEFLGTWTAPLLPLVALLGTFWAGAATQRIAPQRLALVAFAAGAALMVLFYLFPGVRLALAVPMLLAFGAVPGAAFAAAPLLNPDPADTARANGAIAQFGNIGTALTIPIFSLALGAGLGGMAVLVVGLSLAGMLAVWLIFARVSPLAEAG, encoded by the coding sequence ATGACCGACTCCAACGCCCGTACAAACTGGCCGCTCGTCACCCTGCTTTACCTGCTGGGTCTGCTGGCGGCGGGGCATTTTGCCAAGGTTGCGCTGACGCTGGGGGCGCTGGGCACGCGCTACCCGGAGGCGGGCGGCGCGCTGCCACTGGCGGTGTCGATGACCTCGGTGGCCGGGGTGATCTTTGGCGCGACGGCGGGCATCGTTGTGGCCCGCTTCGGGGCGCGGCGGGTGCTGATAGCGGCAATCGTGGGCGGCGTGGCGCTGGGTGCGGCGGAGGCGCTGCTGCCCACCTTCGGGCTGTTTTTGGCACTTCGCCTGGCCGAAGGGTTTGCCCATCTGGCGATCGTCGTGGCCGCGCCAACGTTGATGGCCGCAAGCTGCGCCCCGGCCCATCGCGGCGCGGTGATGGGGCTTTGGGGCACCTTCTTCGGGATCGGGTTTGCGCTGATGTCGGTGCTGGAAATGGGTTTGGGAACAGGGCTTTACTGGGCGCATGCGGCGCTGCTTGCGGTGGTGGGCGGGGCGCTTGTGCCGCTGCTGCCGCGCGCCGTGGGGCAAGGGCCGGCGGTGGCCGAGGGCTGGCTGGCGCGGCATGTGGCGATCTACACCAGCGCCCGCCGCTTTGCCCCGGCGCTGATGTTCTTCTGGCACGCGATGATGTTCATGGCCCTGATCACCTTCCTGCCAGAGTTCCTTGGCACGTGGACCGCACCGCTGCTGCCGCTGGTCGCGCTGTTGGGCACCTTCTGGGCCGGAGCGGCGACGCAGCGGATTGCGCCGCAAAGGCTGGCGCTGGTGGCCTTCGCTGCCGGGGCGGCGCTGATGGTGCTGTTCTACCTGTTCCCGGGCGTGCGGCTGGCGCTTGCCGTGCCGATGCTGCTGGCCTTCGGGGCAGTGCCTGGCGCGGCCTTTGCCGCCGCGCCGTTGCTCAACCCCGACCCGGCCGACACCGCCCGCGCCAACGGGGCCATCGCGCAGTTCGGCAACATCGGCACCGCGCTCACCATCCCGATTTTCTCGCTCGCGCTGGGTGCGGGCCTCGGCGGCATGGCGGTGCTGGTGGTGGGGCTTTCGCTCGCCGGGATGTTGGCGGTCTGGCTGATCTTCGCTCGCGTCAGCCCTTTGGCGGAAGCAGGGTGA